Proteins found in one Hemitrygon akajei chromosome 32, sHemAka1.3, whole genome shotgun sequence genomic segment:
- the LOC140719635 gene encoding stathmin-like, with the protein MASASSDIKVKELDKRSSGQAFELILSPSAAEAIPEFPLSPPKKKDLSLEEIQRKHEAAEIRRKSHEAEVLKQLAEKREHEKEVLQKAIDEQNNFKKMAEEKLTTKMEANKENREAQLAAKLERLREKEKRVEEVRKSKEIKETED; encoded by the exons ATGGCATCGGCATCATCTG ATATCAAAGTTAAAGAATTGGACAAGCGTTCTTCAGGCCAGGCTTTTGAGTTGATCCTGAGCCCATCTGCAGCTGAAGCTATTCCAGAATTTCCTCTTTCTCCCCCCAAGAAGAAAGACCTTTCACTTGAAGAAATTCAACGCAAACATGAAGCTGCAGAGATCAGGCGAAAG TCACATGAAGCAGAGGTGCTGAAACAATTGGCTGAAAAACGAGAACATGAGAAGGAGGTGCTTCAGAAAGCTATTGATGAACAGAACAACTTCAAGAAAATGGCAGAAGAGAAACTGACCACAAAGATGGAAGCCAACAAGGAGAACCGTGAAGCTCAACTAGCGGCCAAACTGGAGCGTTTAAGAGAGAAG GAAAAGCGGGTGGAAGAAGTGAGGAAGAGTAAAGAGATCAAAGAAACAGAAGACTAA